The following is a genomic window from Haloarcula sp. DT43.
CGCGGAGCTGGCCCGCGCTTCGCAGCATCTTCGCTGAATCGTCCTCGCCGTCCACCGCTGTCGGCGAGGTAAAGAACGTTCTGACGAACTCGCGCTCGTAGTGTCGGGTCACACTCATAACTCACCTCAAAGAACCCAACGGAACCGCTTAAATCTACCGTCCACGACCGGCCGAGACGCCGGCGAACATCCCCGTCCCATCGCCTCTCAGCCGATTCGATAATACGAAACGCACACGATAGCTGACTATTCGTCGCGTGACCGCCGGATGAGTGACGGGACGTGACCGTTCGTCGGTAGCCAGAGCGCGCTCGGTCGCTACGGCATCGGACTGCCAGCGAGTCCGACTGTCGCCGCCGTGTCGCTCACCCCCGTTTTTCGTTTCGTCATTTCGAACGGTTTCGGCGGTCTCCGGCGTGTCGGACGCCAGTTCCGGTCCGTCAGTAGCCACGGCAGAGGCGTTGACACCGTCGATACGGCAATTTTATTCGCGTGGCAGTAGAACCGGTATCCAATGACACGGGCGAAAACGGACTCGGTCCGGGCGACGCGGACCTCGCTGGCGGTACTCTCGGGTATCAAGTCCCTCGGCGGGAGCGCCACGCTGGCCGAACTCGCCGACTCGCTGGAGCCGGCCAAGAGCACGATATACAAGCACCTGCTGACGCTGGAAGACGAGGGTCTGGTGGTGGAACGGGACGGCGAGTACCGCATCGGGCTCCGGTGGCTGGAGTTCGGCGGCATCGCGCAGCGCTACGACGGCATCTACGAGGTGGCAAAGCCCGAGGTCAGGCGGATGGCCGTCGAGACCGGTGAACTGGCGAACCTGATGATAGAGGAGCAGGGCTACGGCATCTACATCCACACGACCAGCGGCGACCAGGCAGTCGCGCTCGATACGCGCCTCGGGAAGCGCATCCACCTCCACAAGACCGCCATCGGCAAGGCGCTCCTGTCGAGTTTCGACGACGACCGGGTCGCGGAAATCATCGACACCCGCGGGCTGCCGGCCGAGACGGACAACACCATCACCGACCGCGAGACGCTGTTCGCCGAACTCGAAACCATCCGCGAAACGGGGGTCGCCGACGACACCGAGGAACGGGTCGACGGGACCGGCTGTGTCGGCGTCCCAATCGACACCGGCGACCGCCGGGAAGCCGCTATCAGCATCACCGCCCCCATCAACCGACTGCAGTCCCCGGGCCGCAAAGCCCAGCTCGTCGACACGGTGGAACAGGCCGCCAACGTCATCGAGGTCAACCTGGCCCACGGATAACGGCTCGTCCGGTCCACCGCGGCTGTCTCGACGGCGACTGACGCAGTCTAATAACAGTACAGTTGTTATCCGGCGACCAGGCCCGGCCAGCCGCGGTGGTGTTCGAAGCCGGGACAGTCTGACGACCGCTCGTCTGTCGACGCACCGAAAGTCGTCTCGACACCATCTATATGTCGATTCTAGCCTATTTGGCTCTTTATCTCCAAAATAAAAGAATATTTGGTCTTAAATTGGTTTCATAGTTTTGTAGAGGCGCTATTTACCTCTATATTATTCAATCTATGTAGAAGACGAACCTTTCGTATGTGAATGCCCTCATGAGAACGATGATGACCGTCGAGTGGCCGGAGCGGCCATGGATGGTCACCGGCTGGACAGACTCACCGCGAGAACGACGAAGTACGTCGCCAGGCCCCAGCACGCCGCGGCGACGACGAGCGGACCCAACAACACCGCGAGGCCGGCGGCACACACCAGGAGCGCGACCGCCGACGCCGTCCGCACGCCACGGCGTTCCCACAGCGACGCGACGGGCGTGTCCAGCACGAACAGCGCCTCGACGCCCAGCGCGCCGGCCACGCCGACGGCGACGGCGGCCCCGGACCGGAGCGTCTCGACCGCGGCGGTCCAGTGCAGGTACGCGAGGAGCACAAGCCCACAGAGCAGGGCGAACGCGGCGTCGCGTCGATACTCGGGCACAGGGGCGGTACAGGCCGCAGTCGGAAAGCGCTGCTGCCGGGGACCTTTTCGGCGACCCCAACTACAAAGACACTGACAATCGCAGTGCACCTATGCACCATCCTGGACCGCCGCGGTTCGTGGCGACGGGCGACGAGGTCGAACTCGCGCCCCGGGACCCGGA
Proteins encoded in this region:
- a CDS encoding IclR family transcriptional regulator, translated to MTRAKTDSVRATRTSLAVLSGIKSLGGSATLAELADSLEPAKSTIYKHLLTLEDEGLVVERDGEYRIGLRWLEFGGIAQRYDGIYEVAKPEVRRMAVETGELANLMIEEQGYGIYIHTTSGDQAVALDTRLGKRIHLHKTAIGKALLSSFDDDRVAEIIDTRGLPAETDNTITDRETLFAELETIRETGVADDTEERVDGTGCVGVPIDTGDRREAAISITAPINRLQSPGRKAQLVDTVEQAANVIEVNLAHG